One segment of Methanolinea mesophila DNA contains the following:
- a CDS encoding phospholipid carrier-dependent glycosyltransferase: MAIPLFIFAIALIPRCVDLGTGLTADERLWLERAPEFFDAVQHQDWAGTYQAPHPGVTTMWIAGISMFLLRVPGMEFSDLLISGRLPVVLVTSVAVVIAYFLLKYIAGSKLAFLAAVFIALDPFFIAYSRFIHVDALLTAFMLLSVLSLLAYLKETEKQYLLAAAGFFAGLALLTKLPALFLLLFIPFVVLVWNIWWRPGGKRGAPDWRQILGSILLFGIVCGVTCVALWPSIWVAPANTLYGMVADPSCGLLKATVEPHGTGFFFGEISDGNYGPLFYPVALLMRLTPLVLVFSLVCLGFILYKGSKREFRNYELFLVVLILYIILFSLQMAIARKEMDRYILPVFPILDILAAAGICYGIRAICDRFRAEGKEKTSFGCTGVLFTGAIVAVIIIQSALIIPVTPYFNSYFNPVAFGGPTHAPEIVLVGWGEGNDLAAEYLNQKPDAANLTVAYQYFGFPEYFGGKSIRMGDLTQETDPYPDYLVFYISGVQRHYDIRLWDEYQGEAPEKVITLNGIDYCWIYRTDTGRATG, translated from the coding sequence GTGGCGATTCCGCTCTTCATCTTTGCAATAGCCCTCATTCCGCGTTGCGTAGATTTGGGTACCGGACTTACCGCCGATGAACGGTTGTGGCTTGAAAGAGCACCCGAATTTTTCGATGCAGTCCAGCACCAGGACTGGGCCGGAACATATCAGGCACCCCATCCAGGTGTTACCACCATGTGGATAGCCGGAATCTCGATGTTTTTACTTCGCGTTCCGGGTATGGAATTCAGCGATCTGCTCATCTCAGGAAGACTTCCCGTGGTACTGGTTACTTCCGTGGCAGTCGTCATCGCATATTTCCTATTAAAATACATAGCGGGGTCAAAACTTGCATTTCTCGCGGCAGTCTTCATTGCGCTCGACCCCTTCTTCATCGCATATTCCAGATTCATCCATGTCGATGCCCTTCTGACCGCATTCATGTTGTTATCGGTCCTCTCCCTCCTTGCATACCTGAAAGAAACAGAGAAACAATACCTGCTTGCGGCAGCGGGATTCTTTGCCGGGCTGGCCTTGTTAACGAAACTTCCGGCATTATTTTTACTCTTGTTCATCCCGTTCGTGGTTCTGGTATGGAATATCTGGTGGCGCCCCGGCGGGAAGCGGGGGGCACCGGATTGGAGACAGATCCTCGGCAGCATACTCTTATTCGGGATCGTATGCGGGGTAACCTGTGTGGCCCTCTGGCCGTCGATCTGGGTCGCCCCCGCAAACACACTCTACGGGATGGTCGCCGACCCTTCATGCGGGCTCCTGAAGGCGACAGTCGAGCCGCATGGCACAGGTTTCTTCTTTGGAGAGATCTCGGATGGTAATTACGGGCCGTTATTTTACCCGGTTGCACTGCTTATGCGGTTAACCCCACTCGTTCTGGTATTTTCACTGGTGTGCCTCGGCTTTATCCTCTACAAGGGTTCAAAACGGGAATTCAGAAATTACGAGTTATTTCTTGTTGTCCTGATATTGTATATCATCCTCTTTTCGTTACAGATGGCCATCGCAAGGAAGGAGATGGATCGCTATATTCTCCCGGTATTCCCGATACTCGATATCCTTGCTGCCGCCGGAATATGTTATGGCATTCGCGCAATATGTGACAGGTTCCGGGCTGAAGGGAAAGAGAAAACATCATTCGGGTGTACCGGTGTCCTTTTCACCGGCGCGATCGTGGCAGTCATTATCATACAATCTGCCTTAATTATCCCCGTAACGCCATACTTCAACTCATATTTCAACCCGGTGGCGTTCGGAGGTCCAACCCACGCACCGGAGATCGTACTTGTCGGCTGGGGAGAGGGGAACGATCTTGCAGCGGAGTACCTTAATCAGAAACCTGATGCGGCAAATCTCACCGTTGCCTACCAGTATTTCGGGTTCCCCGAGTATTTTGGGGGCAAATCAATCAGGATGGGAGATCTTACCCAGGAAACCGACCCCTATCCGGATTATTTGGTGTTTTATATCAGCGGTGTGCAGAGGCATTATGATATCAGGCTTTGGGACGAGTATCAGGGGGAGGCCCCTGAAAAGGTCATAACACTAAACGGGATCGACTACTGCTGGATATACAGGACGGACACAGGGCGGGCCACCGGATAG
- a CDS encoding PEGA domain-containing protein, with amino-acid sequence MLCAAVLLAGLCGVAAAQIGGDVGYYYITSSPSGASVYFDGSYKGTTPTTVQVYTSGTPGHTLSLTLSGYQTYTQSIAGNPSEGQTVTIFATLTPMPGSQTGYYQISSSPSNADVYFDSVYKGTTPVTVEVSTTGTPGHTINVYKSGYESFSQFYPGNPSSGQTVYVYAALTPVQSTGSVYATSSPSGASVYLDDVYMGTTPNTFTSISTGTHTIRISRSGYQTYTGSVTVSSGSTTTVSVTLPPISSSVGSLYVTSSPSGASLYIDGTYRGTTPTTAGSLTPGSHTVRLSLAGYQDFTTTATVYAGQTTTLSANLVQVTPTTTLGTLAISSSPSAAEVYVDNVFRGYSPLTLNDISPGSHAITLRLAGYQDWQGNVQVSAGQTTSVQGTLIPVPTTVPTTKAPGFGILAGIAALGLIGAVLVIKRD; translated from the coding sequence ATGCTGTGTGCCGCGGTCCTGCTCGCGGGACTGTGCGGGGTCGCCGCCGCCCAGATCGGCGGGGACGTCGGCTATTACTATATCACCTCCTCTCCCTCGGGGGCGAGCGTGTACTTCGACGGCAGTTACAAGGGGACCACCCCCACCACGGTACAGGTCTATACTTCGGGGACGCCCGGACATACTCTCTCACTCACCCTGTCCGGGTACCAGACCTACACCCAGTCGATCGCGGGTAACCCGTCCGAGGGTCAGACCGTGACCATCTTCGCCACGCTGACCCCGATGCCCGGGAGCCAGACCGGGTACTACCAGATCAGCTCCTCTCCGTCCAACGCGGACGTGTACTTTGACAGCGTCTACAAGGGGACCACCCCCGTTACCGTGGAGGTCTCCACCACCGGGACCCCCGGACACACCATCAACGTGTACAAGTCGGGATACGAGTCCTTCTCCCAGTTCTATCCCGGAAATCCCTCGTCAGGGCAGACGGTGTACGTGTATGCCGCACTGACCCCGGTCCAGAGTACCGGGAGCGTATACGCAACCAGCAGCCCGTCGGGGGCAAGCGTATATTTGGACGATGTATACATGGGGACCACCCCGAATACCTTCACCTCGATCTCCACCGGCACGCATACCATCAGGATCTCCCGTTCCGGGTACCAGACCTACACGGGGAGCGTTACGGTCTCCTCGGGGAGCACTACCACGGTGAGCGTCACCCTCCCGCCCATCTCCAGTTCTGTGGGAAGCCTGTACGTGACCAGCAGCCCGTCGGGTGCTTCGCTTTATATTGATGGCACCTACCGGGGGACCACACCAACTACTGCCGGAAGCCTCACTCCGGGGAGCCATACGGTGCGACTCAGTCTCGCAGGCTACCAGGACTTCACCACCACGGCTACGGTCTATGCGGGCCAGACTACCACGCTGAGCGCCAACCTGGTCCAGGTAACTCCCACCACCACGCTCGGGACACTCGCTATCTCCTCCTCGCCTTCCGCCGCGGAGGTTTACGTGGATAATGTGTTCCGGGGCTATTCCCCGCTCACATTAAACGACATCTCCCCGGGGTCGCACGCGATAACGCTGCGGCTCGCCGGGTATCAGGACTGGCAGGGCAACGTCCAGGTGAGCGCCGGGCAGACCACTTCGGTCCAGGGCACCCTCATCCCGGTCCCCACCACCGTGCCCACCACCAAGGCCCCGGGCTTCGGGATCCTCGCCGGGATTGCGGCCCTGGGACTTATCGGTGCGGTGCTGGTCATTAAAAGGGACTGA
- a CDS encoding PAS domain S-box protein produces the protein MILTEVDVPAGEGKDPRERPPAEDDPRPGAAPAGESALGSALKNPWLILIMILIAIDIAVTALSIQNGLFYLYSQIFYLPIVFVAYHYPRWGVAASLIMAAVFVAINMFFISMFASPASVVSLIFIEGGMIVGIGGLISMLFEATKNREEKYETIFLTSQAGVFTAAPDFTLLEVNKKFCEILGCSRTEIVGQPLQAFFYTPEPFEKFSRDVGSGGTSPEMETRLRATDGSYRDVILTGSKVNGSMVTGIILDITSRKQADADLKESEWKFRNLIENAHEGVVILNSLMLITYANPAFLRIMGYRLSEVHGKNFSAFLTPEQEDQRDSGLDLGGDGVSGEIEVRAAHKDGTPRYLRLSASPYFDDGLSVSGLLVMVTDMTAQKKTEEVLRENEARLRVIISRLPTGVILIDQDTWNVVDVNPVIEQLIGAPREKILGESWNRFVTAGKRGPGKERGFSEEVLVTATGEERPILATLVPVDISGKKYFLESIVDITEQKEAERAIREQLEFVKALMNTIPGPIYYTDSIGAFLGCNTRFASLFGVVEEEIVGHTPEEIPFLSEDLGPDQHAKDLELLSKGGVQVHEGRVNTSQGKGRTGVFYKSTYNNAEGYVAGLICFIVDITDRKREQESLEDSLREKEVLLREIHHRVKNNMQIISALMTLQQHNFADPAALQMLQECQGCIRTMSLVHEQLYHSGSMREINAKKYLSELLSGIEASYLHQPGVRILSELDDIPLSIDTAIPLGLIVNELVTNAIKYAFRGKDEGTIRVSMRGTPDGFTLTVKDDGIGLPPDIDPEKTESLGLQLVFVLSRQIDATVEIVRDQGTCISIHVPR, from the coding sequence ATGATTCTGACGGAGGTCGACGTACCGGCAGGAGAAGGGAAGGATCCCCGCGAACGACCCCCTGCGGAGGACGATCCAAGGCCGGGAGCGGCCCCTGCCGGGGAGTCGGCCCTCGGCTCCGCCCTGAAAAACCCCTGGCTGATCCTCATAATGATCCTGATCGCGATAGACATCGCGGTGACCGCACTCAGCATCCAGAACGGGCTGTTCTATCTGTACTCCCAGATATTCTACCTCCCTATCGTATTCGTGGCATATCACTACCCCCGGTGGGGAGTAGCGGCTTCGCTCATCATGGCGGCAGTTTTCGTCGCGATTAACATGTTCTTTATAAGTATGTTCGCGTCACCTGCGTCTGTAGTCTCGCTCATCTTTATCGAGGGCGGCATGATCGTCGGGATTGGGGGCCTGATATCGATGCTCTTCGAGGCGACGAAGAACCGGGAGGAAAAATACGAGACTATATTCCTCACTTCGCAGGCAGGAGTATTCACCGCGGCCCCCGACTTTACTCTCCTTGAGGTGAATAAAAAATTCTGCGAGATACTGGGGTGCTCACGGACGGAGATCGTTGGACAACCCCTGCAGGCCTTCTTTTACACCCCCGAGCCGTTCGAGAAGTTCTCCCGGGACGTCGGGAGCGGCGGGACGTCCCCGGAGATGGAGACCCGCCTCCGCGCCACCGACGGTTCGTACCGGGACGTCATCCTGACCGGGTCGAAGGTAAACGGGTCCATGGTGACCGGGATAATCCTCGACATCACTTCCAGGAAACAGGCTGACGCCGACCTGAAAGAATCCGAATGGAAGTTCCGTAACCTCATTGAAAACGCCCACGAAGGGGTGGTCATCCTGAACTCGCTGATGCTGATCACCTACGCAAACCCCGCATTCCTGAGGATCATGGGATACCGGCTCTCCGAGGTGCATGGAAAAAATTTTTCGGCGTTCCTCACGCCGGAGCAGGAGGATCAGCGAGACAGCGGGCTCGACCTGGGGGGGGATGGTGTTTCCGGGGAGATCGAAGTACGTGCAGCGCACAAGGACGGCACGCCCCGGTATCTTCGCCTGTCGGCATCACCGTACTTTGACGACGGGTTGTCGGTATCCGGCCTTCTCGTGATGGTCACCGATATGACCGCCCAGAAAAAGACCGAGGAAGTCCTGCGGGAGAACGAGGCCCGGCTTCGGGTAATTATCAGCCGTCTCCCCACCGGGGTGATCCTTATCGATCAGGACACCTGGAACGTGGTGGATGTCAACCCGGTCATCGAGCAGCTCATCGGCGCCCCCCGGGAAAAGATCCTCGGAGAATCATGGAACCGGTTCGTGACCGCCGGGAAGAGAGGCCCGGGGAAAGAACGGGGCTTCTCCGAAGAGGTGCTGGTGACGGCGACAGGTGAAGAAAGGCCCATCCTGGCCACGCTGGTCCCTGTCGATATCTCCGGGAAGAAGTATTTCCTGGAGAGCATCGTGGATATTACCGAACAGAAAGAGGCCGAGAGGGCGATCCGCGAGCAGCTCGAGTTTGTCAAGGCGCTCATGAACACCATCCCCGGGCCGATATACTACACCGACTCCATCGGAGCCTTCCTGGGGTGCAACACACGATTCGCCTCGCTCTTCGGCGTTGTGGAAGAAGAGATCGTGGGGCATACGCCGGAGGAGATTCCATTCCTCTCCGAGGACCTGGGCCCGGACCAGCACGCAAAGGACCTCGAACTGCTCTCAAAGGGCGGGGTCCAGGTCCACGAAGGCCGGGTGAACACCAGCCAGGGGAAAGGGAGGACCGGGGTATTTTACAAGTCGACATATAATAACGCAGAAGGATACGTCGCCGGGCTTATCTGTTTCATCGTGGACATCACCGACCGCAAACGCGAACAGGAATCCCTGGAGGACTCTCTCCGGGAAAAAGAAGTGTTGCTTCGGGAGATTCACCACCGGGTCAAGAACAACATGCAGATAATCTCGGCGCTGATGACCCTGCAGCAGCACAATTTCGCGGACCCGGCCGCGTTGCAGATGCTCCAGGAGTGCCAGGGATGCATCCGCACGATGTCCCTCGTCCATGAACAGTTATACCATTCGGGCTCCATGAGGGAGATCAATGCAAAAAAGTACCTCTCGGAACTCCTCTCCGGCATCGAGGCCTCCTACCTGCACCAGCCGGGGGTCAGGATTCTGTCAGAGCTCGATGATATCCCGCTCTCTATCGATACCGCCATCCCGCTCGGCCTGATCGTCAACGAACTCGTGACAAATGCGATCAAGTACGCCTTCAGGGGGAAGGACGAGGGGACCATCCGGGTGAGCATGAGGGGGACGCCGGACGGGTTCACCCTTACGGTGAAAGACGACGGAATTGGTCTTCCTCCCGACATCGACCCCGAGAAGACCGAATCGCTCGGGCTCCAACTGGTATTTGTCCTTTCCCGCCAGATCGATGCCACCGTGGAGATCGTCCGCGACCAGGGCACCTGCATCAGTATCCACGTACCGCGATAA
- a CDS encoding ATP-binding response regulator — translation MMEKRVLIVEDEGIVAMAINDTLKKMGYTVTGICSTGEDAIVTAAKTVPDVVLMDIHLKGEVDGIEAADKINKLYGIPVIYLTAYADDETIRRALSTGSYGYLVKPFNARELFSNIELTIYKHRVKMRIGSDTENLEGPLSTLPEAAVLVDARQAILYMNLPAEQMTGYNLRDIQGKNFFSVLGLNPSTTEEPCSLALEKIKGYTSIRPIPSVAVITTRGGKARRVCIRTNIIANSDGTIGKILLVMKPHTPDIT, via the coding sequence ATGATGGAAAAACGCGTGTTGATCGTCGAGGACGAGGGTATCGTGGCCATGGCCATCAACGACACCCTGAAAAAAATGGGATATACCGTCACCGGGATCTGCAGCACGGGAGAAGATGCCATAGTCACGGCGGCAAAGACCGTCCCCGATGTGGTCCTGATGGACATTCACCTCAAGGGGGAGGTGGACGGGATCGAGGCTGCCGATAAGATCAACAAATTGTACGGTATCCCGGTGATCTATCTCACCGCGTACGCCGACGACGAGACCATCCGGCGGGCGCTCTCCACCGGGTCGTATGGCTATCTGGTCAAACCGTTCAATGCCAGGGAGCTCTTTTCCAACATCGAGCTTACGATCTACAAGCACCGGGTGAAGATGAGGATCGGTTCCGATACCGAAAACCTCGAGGGGCCGCTCTCCACGCTCCCCGAGGCGGCGGTCCTCGTCGATGCCCGCCAGGCGATCCTCTATATGAATCTCCCCGCAGAACAGATGACAGGATACAATCTCCGGGACATCCAGGGGAAGAATTTCTTCAGCGTCCTCGGGCTCAATCCCTCCACGACCGAAGAGCCGTGCTCCCTCGCTCTGGAGAAGATCAAGGGCTACACCTCTATCCGCCCCATCCCTTCGGTCGCCGTGATCACGACGAGGGGAGGAAAGGCCCGGCGCGTATGCATCCGGACCAACATCATCGCCAACAGCGACGGGACGATCGGGAAGATCCTGCTGGTGATGAAACCGCACACCCCCGATATTACCTGA
- a CDS encoding tetratricopeptide repeat protein — translation MHIRLIPLLAALLLLATGIGSVAAADGEPLVMVMNGTGAYPLLTADNYYQMGLADAKVARHAQAIQEFQQAVALDPTFARAYFALGQSYAALGDHMNAIEAYRQAIALSPGLAPMVQSYLASSEAIVYPAIPSGTILSGSTQPGWQYLTVDNTQGMWDVVVAVSQPGLKTASAAVYVQQGDFQTFYQLIPPGTYNFYISVGKRWNAVTNSFEVNPSYLKWTVPQYLEGSNGYGYTMTFISNKPYPNWFAPQLQYITPQQFPKI, via the coding sequence ATGCATATCAGGTTGATTCCGTTGCTGGCTGCGCTTCTGCTTCTGGCGACGGGAATTGGGAGTGTTGCGGCGGCGGACGGCGAACCACTGGTGATGGTGATGAACGGCACCGGGGCCTACCCCCTGCTCACCGCGGACAATTACTACCAGATGGGACTTGCGGATGCGAAGGTGGCCCGGCACGCCCAGGCGATCCAGGAGTTCCAGCAGGCGGTGGCGCTCGACCCCACCTTTGCCCGGGCGTACTTCGCCCTGGGACAGTCCTACGCGGCGCTCGGGGACCACATGAACGCGATCGAAGCCTATCGGCAGGCGATCGCCCTCTCCCCCGGGCTTGCCCCCATGGTACAGAGTTACCTGGCCAGTTCTGAAGCGATCGTGTACCCCGCGATCCCCAGCGGAACTATCCTGTCCGGTTCCACCCAGCCGGGGTGGCAGTACCTGACCGTCGATAACACCCAGGGAATGTGGGACGTGGTGGTGGCAGTCTCCCAGCCGGGGTTAAAAACCGCGAGTGCTGCGGTCTACGTGCAGCAGGGGGACTTCCAGACCTTCTACCAGCTGATCCCGCCGGGAACCTACAACTTCTATATCTCGGTCGGGAAACGGTGGAACGCGGTCACGAACTCCTTCGAGGTGAACCCATCCTACCTGAAGTGGACCGTGCCCCAGTACCTCGAAGGGTCGAACGGGTACGGGTACACTATGACCTTCATCTCGAACAAGCCTTATCCAAACTGGTTTGCACCCCAGCTGCAGTACATCACCCCGCAGCAGTTCCCGAAGATATAA